From the Bombus pascuorum chromosome 7, iyBomPasc1.1, whole genome shotgun sequence genome, one window contains:
- the LOC132908843 gene encoding mRNA turnover protein 4 homolog codes for MPKSKRDKKISLTKTNKKGLALKQQIVEDVRSCVEKYDRIFLLSVHNMRNNKLKDLRSEWKDSRFFFGKNKVIALAFGKLPETEAAEGLHKLSLALKGQCGLLFTNRSKKEVLNWMEEYEEIDYARSGFIAQETIMLPEGPMPEFSHSIEPHLRQLGMPTALQKGVVTLIKDYIVCKEGQTLNPEQARILKLLDKPLATFKLIPLGIFSKKHGYKQLISQHDVKENMEEQMDIEETENIDNT; via the exons ATGCCCAAGTCGAAAAGAGACAAGAAAA TATCTCTTACGAAAACAAATAAGAAAGGCCTTGCTTTGAAACAACAAATTGTGGAGGATGTTAGAAGTTGCGTTGAGAAATATGACAGGATATTTCTTCTATCCGTACATAATATGCGCAATAACAAACTTAAAGATCTACGATCGGAATGGAAAGACAGTCGGTTTTTTTTTGGTAAAAACAAGGTGATAGCGCTAGCTTTCGGTAAATTACCGGAAACCGAAGCTGCAGAAGGTCTTCATAAATTATCATTAGCATTAAAAGGACAATGCGGTCTGCTATTTACAAACAGGAGTAAGAAGGAG GTATTGAATTGGATGGAAGAATACGAAGAAATAGATTATGCTAGATCTGGATTTATTGCTCAAGAAACTATAATGTTACCTGAAGGGCCAATGCCAGAGTTTTCACATAGTATAGAACCTCATTTAAGACAATTAGGAATGCCCACAGCTTTACAGAAGGGTGTGGTAACATTAATCAAAGACTACATTGTATGTAAAGAGGGTCAAACGTTAAATCCAGAACAAGCAAGGATTTtg AAATTACTTGATAAACCATTGGCTACCTTTAAATTGATACCATTAGGTATATTTTCCAAGAAACATGGATATAAACAACTTATATCTCAACATGatgttaaagaaaatatgGAGGAACAAATGGACATAGAGGAAACAGAGAATATTGATAATACATAA